One stretch of Nocardioides perillae DNA includes these proteins:
- the paaD gene encoding 1,2-phenylacetyl-CoA epoxidase subunit PaaD, whose amino-acid sequence MTAAPATEEHLADVWAVAASVTDPEMPMLTLADLGVLRGVREEAGTVVVTITPTYSGCPAMATMRDDLVHRLADAGRRARVEVALSPAWSSDWITERGRRALREHGLSAPAPAPRADGPVALSLLPTRRALTCPRCGSEAVDLTSEFGATACKALYRCTSCLEPFEHVKEI is encoded by the coding sequence GTGACCGCCGCGCCCGCGACCGAGGAGCACCTCGCCGACGTGTGGGCGGTCGCGGCGTCGGTCACCGACCCGGAGATGCCCATGCTGACCCTCGCCGACCTCGGTGTGCTCCGCGGCGTGCGCGAGGAGGCCGGCACCGTGGTCGTGACCATCACCCCGACCTACTCCGGCTGCCCGGCGATGGCGACCATGCGCGACGACCTGGTGCACCGCCTGGCCGACGCCGGGCGCCGCGCCCGCGTCGAGGTCGCGCTCAGCCCCGCCTGGAGCAGCGACTGGATCACCGAGCGGGGGCGCCGGGCGCTGCGCGAGCACGGCCTGTCCGCGCCCGCCCCCGCCCCGCGCGCCGACGGGCCGGTCGCGCTGAGCCTGCTCCCGACCCGCCGCGCGCTCACCTGCCCGCGCTGCGGTTCGGAGGCGGTCGACCTCACCTCCGAGTTCGGCGCGACCGCCTGCAAGGCCCTCTACCGCTGCACGTCGTGCCTCGAGCCGTTCGAGCACGTCAAGGAGATCTGA
- the paaE gene encoding 1,2-phenylacetyl-CoA epoxidase subunit PaaE, whose amino-acid sequence MTVLATGGTGPADARRGPRSAPFHTLRVAHVEQLCDDAVAVTFDVPADLAEAYAFAPGQSLTVRREVEGREERRSYSICAPAGAAPRIGVREIPDGLFSSWLVREVRAGDEVEVQVPTGGFTADPAAGGRHLCIAAGSGITPVLSIASSLLGHDGPGGAEVALLYGNRTSASVMFAEELGDLKNRHGSRFQLVHVLSREPRDAELFSGRLDADRLRRILDLLLPAHTFDHVWLCGPLGLVEDARTVLAEVGFPAERVHFELFYVDAPPPELRRLDAAPDGAAADVTVVLDGLSATVPVPYDRTVLDAAQAVRSDLPFACKGGVCGTCRAKVTEGEVDMRRNYALDQDEVDAGFVLACQSYPTSDRAVVDFDV is encoded by the coding sequence ATGACCGTCCTCGCGACCGGCGGGACCGGGCCGGCCGACGCGCGCCGCGGCCCGCGCTCGGCCCCCTTCCACACCCTGCGCGTCGCCCACGTCGAGCAGCTGTGCGACGACGCGGTCGCGGTCACCTTCGACGTGCCCGCCGACCTCGCCGAGGCGTACGCCTTCGCGCCGGGACAGTCGCTGACCGTGCGGCGCGAGGTCGAGGGGCGCGAGGAGCGGCGCTCCTACTCGATCTGCGCACCCGCGGGCGCGGCGCCGCGCATCGGCGTGCGCGAGATCCCCGACGGCCTCTTCTCCTCGTGGCTGGTCCGCGAGGTGCGGGCCGGCGACGAGGTGGAGGTGCAGGTGCCGACCGGTGGCTTCACCGCCGACCCGGCCGCCGGCGGGCGGCACCTGTGCATCGCGGCGGGCTCGGGGATCACCCCGGTGCTGTCGATCGCCAGCTCGCTGCTGGGCCACGACGGTCCGGGGGGCGCCGAGGTGGCCCTGCTCTACGGCAACCGCACCAGCGCGTCGGTGATGTTCGCCGAGGAGCTCGGCGACCTGAAGAACCGGCACGGCTCGCGCTTCCAGCTGGTGCACGTGCTCTCGCGCGAGCCGCGCGACGCCGAGCTCTTCTCGGGCCGGCTCGACGCCGACCGGCTGCGGCGCATCCTCGACCTGCTGCTCCCGGCGCACACCTTCGACCACGTGTGGCTCTGCGGCCCGCTCGGCCTGGTCGAGGACGCCCGCACCGTCCTGGCGGAGGTCGGCTTCCCCGCCGAGCGCGTCCACTTCGAGCTGTTCTACGTCGACGCCCCGCCGCCGGAGCTGCGCCGACTCGACGCCGCGCCCGACGGCGCCGCGGCCGACGTGACCGTCGTGCTCGACGGGCTGTCCGCCACCGTGCCGGTGCCCTACGACCGCACCGTGCTCGACGCGGCGCAGGCCGTGCGCTCCGACCTGCCCTTCGCCTGCAAGGGCGGCGTGTGCGGCACGTGCCGGGCCAAGGTCACCGAGGGCGAGGTCGACATGCGGCGCAACTACGCCCTCGACCAGGACGAGGTCGACGCGGGCTTCGTGCTGGCCTGCCAGAGCTACCCCACCAGCGACCGGGCCGTCGTGGACTTCGACGTCTGA
- the paaK gene encoding phenylacetate--CoA ligase PaaK — protein sequence MRDLSPRPGDLEPIETASLDELRALQTERLRWSVRHAYDHVPHYRRALDAVGVHPDDVRELADVARLPFTTKADLRENYPFGMFAVPREQVARVHASSGTTGKPTVVGYTHDDLEVWASVVARSLRAAGARGGMVLHNAYGYGLFTGGLGVHAGAERLGMTVVPVSGGMTERQVQLICDFRPDVVTVTPSYLLAVVDEMERQGVDPRSTSLQVGVFGAEPWTDDMRREVEQRLDMHAVDIYGLSEVIGPGVASECVETKDGLHVWEDHFYPEVVDPVTGEVLPDGERGELVLTSLTKQAMPVLRYRTRDLTRLLPGTARTMRRIEKVTGRTDDMLILRGVNLFPTQIEELVLGLPALSPHFQCRLTREGTLDALTVVVEHRGGVARADADAASAELRRLVKASIGVSVDVEVVAPGAVERSVGKMRRVVDERPAR from the coding sequence ATGCGCGACCTGAGCCCGCGCCCCGGTGACCTGGAGCCGATCGAGACGGCGTCGCTCGACGAGCTGCGCGCACTGCAGACCGAGCGACTGCGGTGGTCGGTGCGCCACGCCTACGACCACGTGCCGCACTACCGCCGGGCCCTCGACGCGGTCGGCGTGCACCCCGACGACGTGCGCGAGCTCGCCGACGTGGCCAGGCTCCCCTTCACCACGAAGGCCGACCTGCGGGAGAACTACCCCTTCGGGATGTTCGCCGTGCCGCGCGAGCAGGTCGCCCGGGTGCACGCCTCGAGCGGCACGACCGGCAAGCCGACCGTGGTGGGCTACACGCACGACGACCTCGAGGTGTGGGCGAGCGTGGTCGCGCGCAGCCTCCGGGCGGCGGGGGCCCGTGGCGGCATGGTGCTCCACAACGCCTACGGCTACGGCCTGTTCACCGGCGGCCTCGGCGTCCACGCCGGCGCCGAGCGGCTCGGGATGACCGTGGTGCCGGTCTCCGGCGGCATGACCGAGCGCCAGGTGCAGCTGATCTGCGACTTCCGGCCCGACGTCGTCACGGTGACGCCGTCCTACCTGCTCGCCGTCGTCGACGAGATGGAGCGCCAGGGCGTCGACCCGCGCTCCACCTCGCTGCAGGTCGGCGTCTTCGGCGCCGAGCCGTGGACCGACGACATGCGCCGCGAGGTCGAGCAGCGGCTCGACATGCACGCCGTGGACATCTACGGCCTCTCCGAGGTCATCGGCCCCGGCGTCGCGAGCGAGTGCGTCGAGACCAAGGACGGCCTGCACGTGTGGGAGGACCACTTCTACCCCGAGGTCGTCGACCCGGTGACCGGCGAGGTGCTCCCTGACGGCGAGCGGGGCGAGCTCGTCCTCACCTCGCTCACCAAGCAGGCGATGCCGGTGCTGCGCTACCGCACCCGCGACCTCACCCGGCTGCTGCCCGGCACCGCGCGCACGATGCGGCGCATCGAGAAGGTCACCGGCCGCACCGACGACATGCTCATCCTGCGCGGGGTCAACCTCTTCCCGACGCAGATCGAGGAGCTGGTGCTCGGCCTGCCGGCGCTCTCGCCGCACTTCCAGTGCCGCCTGACGCGCGAGGGCACGCTCGACGCCCTCACCGTCGTCGTCGAGCACCGCGGCGGCGTCGCCCGCGCCGACGCCGACGCCGCGAGCGCCGAGCTGCGACGCCTGGTCAAGGCGTCGATCGGGGTCAGCGTCGACGTCGAGGTGGTCGCCCCCGGCGCGGTCGAGCGCTCCGTCGGCAAGATGCGCCGCGTCGTCGACGAGCGGCCGGCCCGGTGA
- the paaI gene encoding hydroxyphenylacetyl-CoA thioesterase PaaI, translated as MRSEGGRDAAGEHEVARRSAAHMWDADAASRSLGMRLLEVGPGHATVAMVVRDDMVNGWQICHGGLVATLADSCFAVACNARGQVTVAAGFDVTFLESARLGDELVAEGREVALRGRSGLYDVTVRRGDGTVVAEFRGRSRSLGRANPALEG; from the coding sequence GTGAGGTCGGAGGGCGGCCGCGACGCCGCAGGCGAGCACGAGGTCGCCCGACGCAGCGCCGCGCACATGTGGGACGCCGACGCCGCCTCGCGCTCACTCGGGATGCGGCTGCTCGAGGTGGGGCCGGGGCACGCCACGGTCGCGATGGTGGTGCGCGACGACATGGTCAACGGCTGGCAGATCTGCCACGGCGGCCTCGTCGCGACCCTGGCCGACAGCTGCTTCGCCGTCGCGTGCAACGCGCGGGGCCAGGTCACGGTCGCCGCGGGCTTCGACGTCACCTTCCTCGAGAGCGCCCGGCTCGGCGACGAGCTGGTCGCGGAGGGCCGGGAGGTCGCGCTGCGCGGCCGCTCGGGGCTGTACGACGTGACCGTCCGCCGCGGCGACGGCACGGTCGTCGCGGAGTTCCGGGGCCGCAGCCGGTCGCTGGGGCGCGCCAACCCCGCGCTGGAGGGCTGA
- a CDS encoding TetR/AcrR family transcriptional regulator gives MDDAPAPRPRRGRPGYDQETVLRRAVELFNRQGYDATSIGDIAQELGLTKSAIYHHVASKEELLGAALDEALEGLTRAVATAAEDRQASAAQRLRATVEESVRILAAHLPAVTLLLRVRGNSAVELAALERRRQIDEALAVLVQEAVAEGALRDDVPPDLISRLLFGTVNSLVEWYRPGGPLTPDALAATVSALAFEGLRRP, from the coding sequence GTGGACGACGCACCGGCACCGCGGCCCCGGCGCGGCCGCCCGGGCTACGACCAGGAGACGGTCCTGCGCCGCGCGGTCGAGCTCTTCAACCGCCAGGGCTACGACGCGACGAGCATCGGCGACATCGCGCAGGAGCTCGGGCTGACGAAGTCGGCGATCTACCACCACGTGGCGAGCAAGGAGGAGCTGCTCGGCGCCGCGCTCGACGAGGCGCTGGAGGGGCTGACGCGCGCGGTGGCGACGGCGGCCGAGGACCGCCAGGCCAGCGCGGCGCAGCGGCTCCGCGCGACCGTCGAGGAGTCGGTGCGCATCCTCGCCGCGCACCTGCCGGCCGTCACGCTGCTGCTGCGGGTGCGCGGCAACAGCGCCGTCGAGCTGGCCGCCCTCGAGCGGCGCCGCCAGATCGACGAGGCCCTCGCCGTGCTGGTGCAGGAGGCGGTCGCCGAGGGGGCGCTGCGCGACGACGTGCCGCCCGACCTGATCAGCCGGCTGCTCTTCGGCACGGTGAACTCGCTCGTCGAGTGGTACCGCCCCGGCGGCCCGCTCACCCCCGACGCCCTCGCCGCCACCGTCTCGGCGCTGGCCTTCGAGGGCCTGCGCCGCCCCTGA
- a CDS encoding L-arabinose isomerase family protein: protein MEVGLRTFLTEGGFGAFTTNFEDLGGLRQLPGLAVQRLMADGYGFGGEGDWKTSVLLRATKVMADGLPGGTSFMADYTYPLVPGEEKILGAHMLEVCPTITSAQPSLEVHPLSIGGREDPVRLRFVADPGPGVVAGLSDLGDRFRLTVNEVHLVEPDEALPLLPVACAVWQPRPSLSTSAESWLLAGAPHHTVLSKAVGTEVLETFGEMTGTEVVVIGADSTVREVQRELRWNAAYHRLAARL from the coding sequence ATCGAGGTCGGCCTGCGCACCTTCCTCACCGAGGGCGGCTTCGGTGCGTTCACGACCAACTTCGAGGACCTCGGCGGGCTGCGCCAGCTGCCCGGCCTCGCGGTGCAGCGGCTGATGGCCGACGGCTACGGCTTCGGCGGCGAGGGCGACTGGAAGACGTCGGTGCTGCTGCGCGCGACCAAGGTGATGGCCGACGGGCTGCCCGGCGGCACCTCCTTCATGGCGGACTACACCTACCCCCTGGTCCCCGGCGAGGAGAAGATCCTCGGCGCCCACATGCTGGAGGTCTGCCCGACCATCACCTCCGCGCAGCCGTCGCTCGAGGTGCACCCGCTGTCCATCGGCGGCCGCGAGGACCCGGTCCGGCTGCGCTTCGTGGCCGACCCCGGCCCCGGCGTGGTCGCGGGCCTCTCCGACCTGGGCGACCGCTTCCGCCTCACCGTCAACGAGGTCCACCTCGTCGAGCCCGACGAGGCGCTGCCGCTGCTGCCGGTCGCCTGCGCGGTGTGGCAGCCGCGGCCCTCGTTGTCGACGTCGGCGGAGTCGTGGCTGCTCGCGGGCGCCCCGCACCACACGGTGCTCTCGAAGGCTGTCGGCACCGAGGTGCTCGAGACCTTCGGCGAGATGACCGGCACCGAGGTCGTCGTGATCGGCGCCGACTCCACGGTGCGCGAGGTGCAGCGCGAGCTGCGGTGGAACGCCGCCTACCACCGGCTGGCCGCCCGCCTCTGA
- a CDS encoding uroporphyrinogen-III synthase → MREGRLPLSGFRIGVTAARKVEEQVQLLERRGAEVEWAPALSLEPHHVDDAALRAATEAVLAAPVDMVLATTGVGTAAWFAAAERWGLLPALLAHLGSAEILARGPKSVGALRRHGLRELWSPDSERFEDVLAHLRGRDLAGVRIVVQEHGQSLSMVAHALRRQGASVEVVTVYRVQSADDPTPMFRMVDAVAERRLDAVTFTSAPAVAAFLDAAGVTGRRDEVVAAVQADVVACCVGPVTAAALEVWGVPALVPERSRLGAMVKTMEAELPSRRDGTALEVAGHTLLLHGDTVLLDGTAVPLTPAPLAVLQALAVNPGFVVSRRALLATLPTGTAASEHAVEMAVARLRAAVGTRCVETVVKRGYRLATDPG, encoded by the coding sequence GTGAGGGAGGGCCGGCTGCCGCTGTCGGGCTTCCGCATCGGGGTGACCGCGGCCCGCAAGGTGGAGGAGCAGGTGCAGCTGCTCGAGCGGCGCGGCGCGGAGGTCGAGTGGGCCCCCGCGCTCTCGCTCGAGCCGCACCACGTCGACGACGCGGCACTGCGGGCGGCGACCGAGGCCGTGCTGGCGGCGCCCGTCGACATGGTGCTCGCGACCACCGGCGTGGGCACGGCCGCGTGGTTCGCGGCGGCGGAGCGGTGGGGGCTGCTGCCGGCGCTGCTGGCGCACCTCGGCAGCGCCGAGATCCTGGCGCGCGGGCCCAAGAGCGTCGGGGCCCTGCGTCGCCACGGGCTGCGCGAGCTGTGGTCGCCGGACTCCGAGCGCTTCGAGGACGTGCTGGCGCACCTGCGGGGGCGCGACCTCGCCGGGGTGCGCATCGTCGTGCAGGAGCACGGCCAGTCGCTGTCGATGGTGGCGCACGCGCTGCGCCGGCAGGGCGCGAGCGTCGAGGTGGTGACGGTCTACCGCGTGCAGAGCGCCGATGACCCGACCCCGATGTTCCGCATGGTCGACGCGGTGGCCGAGCGGCGGCTGGACGCCGTCACCTTCACCTCCGCGCCGGCCGTCGCCGCCTTCCTCGACGCCGCCGGCGTCACCGGTCGTCGCGACGAGGTGGTCGCTGCGGTGCAGGCCGACGTCGTCGCGTGCTGCGTCGGACCGGTCACCGCGGCGGCCCTGGAGGTCTGGGGGGTGCCGGCCCTGGTCCCGGAGCGCAGCCGGCTGGGCGCCATGGTCAAGACGATGGAGGCGGAGCTGCCGTCGCGCCGCGACGGCACGGCCCTCGAGGTCGCGGGCCACACCCTGCTCCTCCACGGCGACACGGTCCTGCTCGACGGGACCGCCGTGCCGCTGACCCCGGCGCCGCTCGCGGTGCTGCAGGCGCTCGCGGTCAACCCCGGCTTCGTGGTGTCGCGGCGCGCCCTGCTCGCGACGCTGCCGACGGGCACCGCGGCCTCGGAGCACGCCGTCGAGATGGCCGTCGCCCGGCTGCGCGCGGCCGTCGGCACCCGGTGCGTCGAGACGGTGGTCAAGCGCGGCTACCGGCTGGCGACCGACCCCGGATGA
- the nirD gene encoding nitrite reductase small subunit NirD: MSDEAREPGWEPVCRLSDLEVERGVTALVHGQAVAIFRLHDGTVLALGNHDPFAKASVLARGIVGTRGDVPFVASPMHKHPFDLRTGECLDDASVSVPSYAVRVEDGVVWVGPRQPRSAA, encoded by the coding sequence GTGAGCGACGAGGCGCGCGAGCCCGGCTGGGAGCCGGTCTGCCGCTTGTCCGACCTCGAGGTCGAGCGCGGCGTCACCGCCCTGGTGCACGGGCAGGCGGTCGCCATCTTCCGCCTGCACGACGGCACCGTGCTGGCGCTGGGCAACCACGACCCCTTCGCCAAGGCGTCGGTGCTCGCGCGCGGCATCGTGGGCACGCGGGGCGACGTGCCCTTCGTCGCCTCGCCGATGCACAAGCACCCCTTCGACCTGCGCACGGGCGAGTGCCTGGACGACGCGTCGGTGAGCGTCCCGTCGTACGCCGTCCGGGTCGAGGACGGCGTCGTGTGGGTCGGTCCGCGGCAACCCCGCTCCGCGGCGTGA